Proteins from a genomic interval of Hoyosella subflava DQS3-9A1:
- a CDS encoding LGFP repeat-containing protein: protein MPSRDEGPLRGRPSHSYNNLPKPPPGHTFRSETEPVPDGFTKEEADTAELMAMTATAGCEWFWPSPHAVCGAILQRYKAMGGRDSWLGLPNSPEYTNPDGIGKRSQFLNGSIYWHPSTGAHPVTILYMTKWNQLGWETGWLGYPTAGEVGHGPFGSQQEFQGAGLFWSQPTGVYAVGGAIRAKYDTVGGATGFLGYPTSDELTPPDGVGRFNTFQRGSIYWHPIFGAHPVHGVILAVWGNAGFEAGQYGYPIADETSTSTETNQQFQHGHIAFSLQNPVAQDFHDCKLNTEWPHVSSHVDNTVNVVTTGTCTHPKRKVSHTTQLVHTPECGFGTCVLRTRTSGDSKGDGVNAVIQEDNWSSTNMECQPGKYRAETKWTIVNADGGVLETVARTPQVQLGTGTGGLDKNCDRSYN from the coding sequence ATGCCCAGCCGTGACGAAGGACCGCTTCGTGGCCGCCCCTCGCACAGCTATAACAATCTTCCGAAGCCCCCACCAGGTCACACATTTCGCTCTGAAACCGAACCCGTCCCAGACGGGTTCACCAAGGAGGAGGCTGATACCGCTGAGCTTATGGCGATGACGGCAACGGCAGGATGCGAGTGGTTCTGGCCATCACCGCACGCGGTCTGCGGCGCAATTCTTCAGCGATACAAAGCTATGGGCGGGCGGGATAGCTGGCTTGGGCTCCCGAACTCACCCGAGTACACGAACCCCGACGGCATCGGCAAACGCAGCCAGTTCCTCAACGGCTCGATTTACTGGCACCCCAGCACAGGCGCACACCCGGTCACCATCCTGTACATGACCAAATGGAACCAGCTCGGCTGGGAAACCGGCTGGCTCGGCTACCCCACCGCGGGTGAGGTCGGGCACGGCCCGTTCGGTTCTCAGCAGGAGTTCCAGGGCGCTGGACTGTTCTGGTCCCAGCCCACCGGTGTCTACGCCGTCGGCGGCGCCATCCGCGCCAAATACGACACCGTGGGCGGTGCCACAGGATTCCTCGGATACCCCACCAGCGACGAACTGACCCCACCAGACGGCGTCGGCAGGTTCAATACCTTCCAGCGCGGCTCAATCTACTGGCACCCGATTTTTGGCGCCCACCCAGTCCACGGAGTGATCCTCGCTGTTTGGGGCAATGCCGGATTCGAGGCCGGGCAGTACGGGTATCCCATCGCGGACGAGACCTCCACGTCCACAGAAACCAATCAGCAGTTCCAGCACGGCCACATAGCATTCAGCCTGCAAAACCCAGTTGCCCAAGACTTCCACGACTGCAAACTCAATACCGAATGGCCGCACGTCTCCAGCCACGTAGATAACACGGTCAATGTGGTTACCACAGGAACCTGCACTCATCCGAAGCGGAAGGTGTCCCACACGACGCAACTGGTACACACACCCGAATGCGGATTCGGAACGTGTGTGCTGCGAACAAGGACGAGCGGTGACTCCAAGGGTGACGGTGTAAACGCCGTGATTCAGGAGGACAATTGGTCTTCCACCAATATGGAGTGCCAGCCTGGCAAGTACCGCGCCGAGACAAAATGGACGATCGTCAACGCCGACGGAGGAGTCCTCGAAACCGTCGCGCGAACACCACAGGTTCAGCTCGGAACGGGCACCGGCGGGTTAGATAAGAACTGCGACCGCAGCTACAACTAG
- a CDS encoding helix-turn-helix domain-containing protein — MVDEDKRRAILARRAEGQSLREIARGVGVSLAVVHGEVKAAEQTMTELP; from the coding sequence GTGGTTGATGAGGACAAGCGCCGCGCCATCCTTGCCCGCCGTGCGGAAGGCCAGTCGCTGCGCGAGATTGCCCGCGGTGTCGGAGTCAGCCTCGCGGTAGTACACGGCGAAGTAAAAGCCGCCGAGCAAACGATGACAGAACTGCCGTAA
- a CDS encoding recombinase family protein has protein sequence MATTGTLVGYARCSTDEQDLTAQRQQLRDLGVSADRIYLDHGLTGTNRARPGLDQALAAVRAGDTLVVPKLDRLARSVPDARAIGDDLATRGIKLSLGGQIYDPTDPMGKMFFNILATFAEFEVDLLRMRTREGMVIARAKGRLKGRQPKLTTKQQTELRRMHASGNYTITDLAELFNISRPTVYRTLRPAESGPA, from the coding sequence GTGGCGACGACCGGGACTCTCGTTGGTTACGCGCGCTGCTCGACCGATGAGCAGGATCTGACCGCGCAGCGGCAGCAGCTGCGTGACCTCGGTGTCAGCGCGGACCGGATCTACCTCGATCACGGCCTGACCGGCACCAACCGCGCCAGGCCCGGACTCGATCAGGCACTGGCAGCGGTCCGGGCTGGCGATACCCTCGTCGTCCCGAAACTCGACCGGCTTGCCCGATCAGTTCCCGACGCCCGCGCGATCGGTGACGATCTCGCCACTCGCGGCATCAAGCTGTCTCTCGGCGGTCAGATCTACGATCCCACCGATCCGATGGGCAAGATGTTCTTCAACATCCTGGCCACCTTCGCCGAGTTCGAAGTAGACCTGCTGCGGATGCGGACCCGCGAAGGAATGGTCATCGCCCGCGCAAAAGGCAGATTAAAAGGACGCCAGCCCAAGCTCACGACCAAGCAGCAAACCGAGCTGCGGCGCATGCACGCCAGCGGCAACTACACAATCACCGACCTGGCCGAACTGTTCAACATCTCGCGACCGACCGTCTACCGCACCCTCAGGCCAGCAGAATCCGGTCCTGCCTAA